DNA from Sphingomonas sp. SUN039:
ATCAGCGCAAAGCTGTCCGCTGCGTCGGTCCATTCGGCAATCGGCGACCAGCCGCCTGCGCGCAAGAGCAACCGGGCATCGCGGGGGCCGTATTTATGGCTGTTCTCGGTGTGGATGGTCGCGCCGGCAGGCATGGCGAACGGCTGTCCCTCGACCGTGAAGTCCACATTGCGGGTCGCGACGAGGTGCATTTCGATGCGCGCATAGCGGTCGTTCCAGCGCGCTTCGTGCGCGAATGCCTCGACGGGGATCGAGCCGCCCAGTTCGCGGTTGATGCGGGTCAGCAGGTTGAGGTTGAAGCGCGCGGTCACACCCGCCGCATCGTCATACGCGGCGAGCAGGATGTCGACATCCTTCACCCGGTCCATCCCGATCAACAGCATCGCGCCGGTCCCGAGCGACGTGCGCATCGTCCGGAGCAGGTCGGTCGCGGTGCGCGCGATCATGTTGCCGATGGTCGAACCGGGAAAGAATCCGAGTTTCGGTGCGGCGGCGACCGCAGCAGGCAAGGCCAGCGGCCGGGTGAAATCGCCCTCGAGCGGGATGACCGGCAGCGCCGGGAAATCCGCGGCCAGCGCCGCCGCCGATGCGCGCAGGAAATCGCCCGAGATATCGACCGGCACATAGGCCGATGGCGCGACCGCGCGCAGCAGGTGCGGCGTCTTGACCGACGACCCCGAGCCGAATTCGACGACGGCGCGACCCGGCCCGAGGCGGGTTCCGACCTCGCTGCAATGCGCCGCCAGCAGGGCCGTCTCGACGCGGGTCGGATAATATTCGGGGAGCGCGGTGATCGCCTCGAACAGTTCCGACCCCGTCCGGTCGTAGAACCAGCGCGCAGGAACCGCCTTTTGCGGCTGGGCAAGGCCGGCGAGCACATCGCCCCGAAACGCCGGATCAGCCACCGGCGGCGCGGCACTGTCGTGAAGCAGCATTACAGATCCTTTGCCAGCCGCAGCCCGCTGAACTGCCAGCGCGCGGTCGGCGGAAAGAAATTACGCGTCGTGATCCGGCTGGTTCCATCGGGCGTTGCGAAGCTCGATCCGCGCAGGACCATCTGGCCGCTCATGAACTTGCCGTTGTATTCGCCGACGGCCCCCTCGGCGATACGAAAGCCCGGGTAGGGGAGGTAGGCCGAAGCGGTCCACTGCCAGACCTCGCCGAACGCATCGGGCAAAGCAGCCGCCGACGCCTCCCATTCGAATTCGGTCGGCAATCTCGCCTCCGCCCACCGGGCGTAGGCGTCGGCTTCGTAAAAGCCGATATGCCGGACGCATGCGGCGGGGTCGCGCGGCTGGCGACCGTGGAGGCCGAACGCCGTGCCGCCGTGCCAGTAGAGCGGTGCCGCAATCTCTTCGGCCTGCACCCAGGCCCAGCCGTCGGACAGCCAAAGCTCGGACCGCCGGTAACCGCCGCCGTCGATGAACGCCTGCCACTCCGCATTGGTGACGAGGCGGTCGGCAACGGCGTGCGGGTTGAGCCACACCTTGTGGCGCGGTCCTTCGCAATCGAAGACGAACCCTTGCCCGCCGTGGCCGATCCCGACGATGCCGGTCGGCCCTGCGACCCACCCCGGCGCAGCAACGGCGGCGGACGGGCGGCGCGCGGGTGGCAGCGTCCAAAGCGCCGGTTCGAGCGGGTTTTGCGCAAAGGCGTGGAGAATGTCGGTGAGCAGCAGTTCCTGATGCTGCGCCTCGTGGTGGCAGCCGAGTTCGATCAGGTTGCGCGCGACGGGCGGCAGCGTCGGCCATGCCGCTATCACGGCGGTGTCGACATGGGCCCGGTACGCCAAAATCTCGTCGAGCGCGGGCCGGGCCAGCATCCCGCGCCGGGGCCGCGCGTGCCGGTCCCCTTCCGCGTCGTAATAGCTGTTGAACAGATAGGCATAGGCGGGATCGAACGGCGCGTAGCCCTTCACGAAATCGCGCAGGACGAACGTCTCCAGAAACCAGCTCGTATGCGCCAGATGCCATTTGGCGGGGCTGGCATCGGGCATCGACTGGATCGTCGCCTCGGCATCGGAGAGCGGCGCAGCCCGGGCGACGCTTTCGGTTCGGGTCGCGACGAACAAGTCGCGCAGCAAGTCAGATGCAGTTGCAGTGGATTGCTGGCTTATCACACCCTGTTCCTGCCGACGGCTCATCTGAACGATTTGTCCGAACAGTTCGGGAACGATATCGTTCCGGTTACGCGCAGATCAACTTATTTCACGCGCGCGACGCGCCGGGCACCCACAGGACATCGTCGACGCCATTGGCGTTGGCGGCGCGGGCGGCGACGAACAGCCAGTCGGACAGGCGGTTGAGATAGGCGAGCGCCTGTGGGTTGAGCGGCTCTGCGGCATTGGCCGCGACCGCGCTGCGTTCGGCGCGGCGGGCGGCGGCGCGGGCGACGTGCAGCGCGGCGGCCAGCGCCGATCCGCCGGGCAGGACAAAACTGGTCAGCGGCGCGATATGCGCATTCATGGCATCGATTTCGGCTTCGAGCCGGTCCACTTGGGCATCGACAACCCGCAGCGGCGTCCATTCGACCGGCTTGTCGGGTGTGGCGATATCGGCACCCAGATCGAACAGGTCGTTCTGTATCTTCGCCAAGTTCACGCACATCGCGCCCTCGGCCAGGACGGCGGCGACACCGATCAGGCTATTGGCTTCGTCGACATCGCCGATGGCAGTCATCAGCGCCGAAGCCTTTGAAACACGGCTGCCGTCGACGAGGCCCGAGGTGCCGTCATCGCCGGTACGCGTGTAGATTTTATTGAGTTTAACCAACGACTTACTGACGATTGAGCGCGAGCAGAATGACGCAGAGGATCACCGCAATCGCCTGAAAACCGACGCGCGCGAACATCATCTTGTTCTGTTTCTGGCTCGATACGCTTGGCCCCCCAGCATCCGATTTGAGTTCGGCCTCGGTCGTCTGCAGAAAGCTGACAATCCCGCGAATGAGCGAAACGAGCGCCGCAATGGCCGCGAGCACGATGAGAATGACAAGGAGCGTTTGCATGGCGACTATCTAGGCGTCCGCCCAGCCGAATCCAACCGGCAACCGCCCCGAACGCAAATCATTGCGGAGGAGGGCGGGGTCGGCCCCGGCAGCGCGCAGATCGGCCAGCGTCGCCCCCGGTGTCCGTTTCGCCAGCCGTTTGCCATCGGAGCCGGCGACGAGCGGGTGATGGGTGTAGCGCGGGACCGGCAGGCCGAGCAGCACCTGCAACAGGTTTTGTACGGGTGTCGCCGACAACAGGTCCGCTCCCCGGATGACATCGGTCACCCCTGCCGCTGCATCGTCGACCACGACGGCGAGGTGATAGGCGACGCCCAGACCCTTGCGGGCGAGGACGACATCGTCGTGTCGGCCCGAGACCCCCACGATCGCCGACGCCTTCGCCATGTCGAGCCGCCACGCCGCCCCCTCGGGCGCATCGGTGCGGCCGCGACATGTTCCCGGATAGATCGGTCCCGCCCCGCCATGGGGCGCACTCGCGCTGGCCGCGATTTCCGCGCGGGTACATGTGCAGGGATAGAGGAGCCCCATCGCCTGCAACCGGTCGAGCGCGGCGGCATGATCGGCCGCGCGATCGGTCTGGATGTCGAGCCTGTCCCAGTCGATCCCCAGCCAGCGCAAATCGTCGAGAATGGCGTCGGTGAATTCCGTCCGGCAGCGCGCGGTGTCGATATCCTCGATCCGCAGCACGAACCGTCCGCGGTGCGCCCGCGCGAAGTCGTGCGACAGCACCGCCGACAACGCATGGCCGAGGTGCAATCGACCGGTGGGGGACGGCGCAAAGCGCGTCACAATATCTTGGGGGTGTTCAGCCACATTTACCCCCTTGACCACGAGCGGTAGTAAATGCTGTCATGCCCATGTCATCGTTGCGGGTGAGAGACGCGGCATTGGGGTCTTTTGGGAAAACCAGGGGAGCGCGCGTCCGAAGATGTTTCATCCCGACGTCCTAGCTATCCAGGAAGCGGCGCGCGATCCCGAAACGCGTCATCTCGACGGCTGCCCCGCGCTGGTGCTCAACGCCGATTACACACCGCTGAGCTATTATCCGCTATCGGTGTGGCCGTGGCAGACCGCGATCAAGGCGGTGTTCCTCGACCGCGTCGATATCGTCGACCATTACGAACGCGAAGTGCGCTCGGCGAGCTTTGCGATGAAGCTGCCCTCGGTGATCGCGCTCAAACATTATGTGAAGCCGTCGGAGCATCCCGCCTTCACCCGCTTCAACCTGTTCCTGCGCGACCGGTTCCAGTGCCAGTATTGCGGCGTGTCCAAGGATCTGACCTTCGACCATGTCGTCCCGCGCGCACAGGGGGGCCGCACCACCTGGGAGAATGTCGCCACCGCCTGCGCGCCGTGCAATCTGAAAAAGGGCGGACGGACGCCCAAACAGGCGCATATGCCGCTGCATATCAGCCCGATCCGCCCGACGAGCTGGCAATTGCAGGACCATGGCAAGAGCTTTCCGCCGAATTACCTGCACCAGAGCTGGCGCGACTGGCTGTACTGGGACATCGAACTTTTGGCTTAGCGTTGCAGGCAGTCGATCCAGTGTCCGCAGGGAGTAATGTTTCACACGAAGCTCACGAAGGCACAAAGAAGTGCTCACTGCTTCGTGACTTCGTGAGCTTCGTGTGAACCCCTTGCAATCTGTCGGCAGCGCTGATGTGCCTTCGGCGAGGTTCACGCAAAACTATAGGGACCGCCCTTTTCCAGCGCCCGCTTATAGGCATCGCGTGCCTGGAAGCGTTTCACCCAGGCGTCCATGTTGGGGTATTTTGCGCGCAGGCCGTAAACGCCCGCGATCTCGCCGATAAAGCTCATCTGGATATCGGCCCCGGTCAGGCTGTCCCCGACCAGCCAGTCACGCCCCGCCAGCGACGCCTCGACATAGCCGAGATGGTTGGCGAGCTCGCTGTCGATGCGCGGCTGGAGGGGTGCACCGGCCTCGCCCAGTCGCGACGTGTAAAGCCGCATCATTAGCGGCAGCGCCGCCGACCCTTCCGCATAGTGCAGCCACTGGAC
Protein-coding regions in this window:
- the egtD gene encoding L-histidine N(alpha)-methyltransferase — translated: MLLHDSAAPPVADPAFRGDVLAGLAQPQKAVPARWFYDRTGSELFEAITALPEYYPTRVETALLAAHCSEVGTRLGPGRAVVEFGSGSSVKTPHLLRAVAPSAYVPVDISGDFLRASAAALAADFPALPVIPLEGDFTRPLALPAAVAAAPKLGFFPGSTIGNMIARTATDLLRTMRTSLGTGAMLLIGMDRVKDVDILLAAYDDAAGVTARFNLNLLTRINRELGGSIPVEAFAHEARWNDRYARIEMHLVATRNVDFTVEGQPFAMPAGATIHTENSHKYGPRDARLLLRAGGWSPIAEWTDAADSFALILAEARPEKSAP
- the egtB gene encoding ergothioneine biosynthesis protein EgtB; translation: MSRRQEQGVISQQSTATASDLLRDLFVATRTESVARAAPLSDAEATIQSMPDASPAKWHLAHTSWFLETFVLRDFVKGYAPFDPAYAYLFNSYYDAEGDRHARPRRGMLARPALDEILAYRAHVDTAVIAAWPTLPPVARNLIELGCHHEAQHQELLLTDILHAFAQNPLEPALWTLPPARRPSAAVAAPGWVAGPTGIVGIGHGGQGFVFDCEGPRHKVWLNPHAVADRLVTNAEWQAFIDGGGYRRSELWLSDGWAWVQAEEIAAPLYWHGGTAFGLHGRQPRDPAACVRHIGFYEADAYARWAEARLPTEFEWEASAAALPDAFGEVWQWTASAYLPYPGFRIAEGAVGEYNGKFMSGQMVLRGSSFATPDGTSRITTRNFFPPTARWQFSGLRLAKDL
- a CDS encoding cob(I)yrinic acid a,c-diamide adenosyltransferase, with amino-acid sequence MVKLNKIYTRTGDDGTSGLVDGSRVSKASALMTAIGDVDEANSLIGVAAVLAEGAMCVNLAKIQNDLFDLGADIATPDKPVEWTPLRVVDAQVDRLEAEIDAMNAHIAPLTSFVLPGGSALAAALHVARAAARRAERSAVAANAAEPLNPQALAYLNRLSDWLFVAARAANANGVDDVLWVPGASRA
- a CDS encoding twin transmembrane helix small protein, with translation MQTLLVILIVLAAIAALVSLIRGIVSFLQTTEAELKSDAGGPSVSSQKQNKMMFARVGFQAIAVILCVILLALNRQ
- the gluQRS gene encoding tRNA glutamyl-Q(34) synthetase GluQRS — protein: MAEHPQDIVTRFAPSPTGRLHLGHALSAVLSHDFARAHRGRFVLRIEDIDTARCRTEFTDAILDDLRWLGIDWDRLDIQTDRAADHAAALDRLQAMGLLYPCTCTRAEIAASASAPHGGAGPIYPGTCRGRTDAPEGAAWRLDMAKASAIVGVSGRHDDVVLARKGLGVAYHLAVVVDDAAAGVTDVIRGADLLSATPVQNLLQVLLGLPVPRYTHHPLVAGSDGKRLAKRTPGATLADLRAAGADPALLRNDLRSGRLPVGFGWADA
- a CDS encoding HNH endonuclease, whose product is MFHPDVLAIQEAARDPETRHLDGCPALVLNADYTPLSYYPLSVWPWQTAIKAVFLDRVDIVDHYEREVRSASFAMKLPSVIALKHYVKPSEHPAFTRFNLFLRDRFQCQYCGVSKDLTFDHVVPRAQGGRTTWENVATACAPCNLKKGGRTPKQAHMPLHISPIRPTSWQLQDHGKSFPPNYLHQSWRDWLYWDIELLA
- a CDS encoding glutathione S-transferase family protein, producing MLTIHHLNNSRSQRILWLLEELDLPYEIVRYQRDATTSLAPPELQAVHPLGKSPVLTEGPEGARATIIESGAIVDYILRHHGGGRLSPATDSADYDAYVQWLHYAEGSAALPLMMRLYTSRLGEAGAPLQPRIDSELANHLGYVEASLAGRDWLVGDSLTGADIQMSFIGEIAGVYGLRAKYPNMDAWVKRFQARDAYKRALEKGGPYSFA